The Rathayibacter caricis DSM 15933 genomic sequence CCCTGAAGGTCAGCGTCGTCTCCGCCAACGCGGAGGTGTGGTCGGGAGAGGCGAAGCAGCTCACGGCCCGCACCGTCGAGGGTGAGATCGGTATTCTCGCCGGCCACGAGCCGTTGCTCGCGATCCTCGCCACCGGCGAGGTGCGCGTCACCGCGGCCGACGGCACGCGCATCACCGCGCAGGCCGACGACGGATTCCTGTCCGTCGAGAACGACGTCGTCACGGTCGTCGCCCGCGAGGCGGCGCTCGTCTGAGACACCCGCCGCACTCCGCGGCACCGGAGGGGCCGGGCGATCATCACGATCGCCCGGCCCCTCCGTCGTGCGCCGTCCGCGGCGCGAGAACCTGCGAGGAGATCCGTGCACGTCGTGCTGCCGCCGTCCGAGACGAAGCGCTCGGGCGGCTCCTCCGTCTTCGTACTCGAGGACCTGGCGTTCCCGGAACTCGCGGGGCGCCGACGAGAGCTGCGGGACGCGCTGGTGCGGCTCGCGCACGATCGCGACGCGTCGGCGCGTGCTCTGAAGCTCGGGCCGCGGCAGCTCTCCGAGATCGAACGCAATGCGGCGCTGATGACGGCACCCGCGATGCCTGCGGTCGACCGCTTCGACGGGGTCCTCTACGACTCGCTGGACGCGGTGGGTCTGGGGGCGGCGGGGCGGGCTTTCCTCGGCCGAACCGTCCTCGTCCAGTCCGCCCTCTGGGGGCCGGTACGGGCATCCGACCCGATCCCGGCGTACCGGCTCTCGCACGACTCACGAGTCCCGGGCATGCCGTTGAGGCGCTGGTGGGCGGGGGAAGCGGGTCGCGCTCTGGCGTCGCTGGGTGGTCTCGTGCTCGATCTGCGCAGCGAGGCCTATGCGGCGCTCGGACCGCTCTCGGGGGATTCGCAGCGTTTCGTGCGCGTGCGGTCGCGGGGCGCCGACGGGTCGCTCCGCAATCTGAACCACTTCAACAAGCAGAGCAAGGGGCTCTTCGTCCGAGCACTGGCGGAGGACGACTTCGCGACCGACTCGATCGAGGAACTCGTGGAGTGGTCCGCGGGCCGGGGCTTCGAGCTCGGGGTCAACGCGCAGTCAGGGGAGCTCGACCTGGTCGTTCCCGAGGCGTGACGCTCAGTCGGCGGCTCGGAAGCATCCTGCGAGATGGTCGTCGACGATGCCGGCCGACTGCTGCAGGGCGTACATCGTGGTGGGGCCGACGAAGCGGAAGCCGGCCGAGCGGAGGGCGCGGGACAGGGCGAGTGACGAGGCCGTCCTGGTCGGCACGTGCTCGAGGGTCACGGGCCTGCCTCCCGACCGGTCGTCGTGGAACGACCAGACCAGGCGGTCGAGGGCGCCGTCGCCGTCTCTGTCACGCAAGGCGAGCGTGGCCCGGGCGTTCTCGATCGTCGCCGTGATCTTCGGGCGATTGCGGATGATCCCCGGATCGGCCATGAGGCGCTCGACGTCGTCCTCACCGAACCCCGCCACCGACTCGAGGTCGAAGTCGTGGAAGACCTCTCGGAATCGGGGACGCTTCCGGAGGATCGTGATCCAGGAGAGGCCGGACTGGAAACCCTCCAGGCAGATCTTCTCGAGGAGCGGCCGGTCGCCGTGGAGGGGAACGCCCCATTCCTCGTCGTGGTATCGGCGGTACTCCGGATCCCGGCCGGCCCACGCGCAGCGGGCCGTGCCGTCCTCGTCGACGAGGATCCCCTCGTCGACCGTCATCGGTGCGCGATCCCCTCGTGGTCGAGGAGCCACTTCTTCGTCGCGATCCCCTCACCACCGCTGTACCCGGTGATCCGGCCGTCCCCTGCGAGGACACGGTGGCATCCGACGATGATCGGAACGGGGTTGCGGCCGACGGCGCCGCCGATCGGGCGCCCGGAGCGGAGCCGTCCCGTCGCCTGGCCCAGTGCGCCGTAGGACGTGATCTCGCCCCAGCGGAGGGACTGCAGCGCCGTCCAGATCTCGAGCTGGAAGGCGGTGCCGGTGAGGCTCACCGGCAGGTCGAAGGAGCGGCGCGCTCCGGCGAAGTACTCGTCGAGCTGGTCGACGGCCGCATCGAGCACCGGATCGGTGCTCTCCTCGAGGTGGTCGTGGGGGAGCACGTCGGCCCGCGCGATGGCGAGCGACACGATCGCGCGGCCGTCGCTGCCGATCTCGATCCGGCCGAGCGGGCTCGCCGTGCGGCGCAGGTGGAGGGGAGTCGTTCTCATGCCCCGAGGGTATCCGCCGGCCGCGAGACCGACCGGCGGAAAACGGACATCGGTGGACCGATCGACGAGGCCGCGACTGGGGAGGAGGCAGCCGTTCGGTCCTCCACAGCGGCGGGCCGGACGCGGCTCTCCTCCACTGCGGGAGGAGAGCCGCCGGAGGGTCGTACCGGGGCGCCACTGTGCTCCCATGACTCCTCTCGACACGTCCCCGCCCCTCCACCACGGAGCGCTCCTGTCCCGCATCCCGCAGCTCGTCGGCTTCCACCCGCGCGAGAGTGTCGTGCTCGTCCCTGTGCGTGACGGTGCTCCGACCGGTGCGCTCCGATTCGACCTGCCCGGAGGAGACCCGGTGCTCTCCGCCCGGGCCTTCCTCGGTGCGCTGGGTCGCTTCGGTCGCGCCGACTCCGTCGTCGCGGTGCTGTACGCGGACGATCCGGCGAGATCCGGCGCGGTCGCCTCGGCACTGCGGGCTCGCGCCCGTGAGACGTCGCTCACCTCGTTCGAGGCGATCGGTGCCGAGCCCGAGCCTGCACCGATCGTCGACCCGGCCGGAGGACTCCGTTCAGCGCGGAAGGCGGTGGCGGAGCAGGTCGACCTGCTGCTCGATCGGCATCCGCGGGCCGAGCTGCCAGGAGGGGACCGTGCGAGGGTGGAACAGCTGCTCCGGCGAACGGCGGACGGTCGGGAGATCCCGCCCGGACCGGAGCTCACCGCCGCACTGATCGTGAGCGCGCAGCGTCCGGGCTGGGTCGAGCACGCCCTGACGATCCTCCTGGCACCACGGGCGCAGGCGCACCCGGATCACGTGGTAAAGGCGATCGCGCGCGTGGCGGATCTCGCTCCCCGGACCGAGCGGGCTCGCGTCCTCGTGCTTCTCGCAGCGCTGCACTGGTCGTCCGGCGACTCCGGCGCGGCACTCCGTGTCGCCCAGGAAGCGGGCCGCACGGACCCGCACGAGGAAGGAGCACGCCGTCTCCTCGCCGCACTCGAGTGCGGCGAGCGCCCGCCCTGGCAGTTCGCGCACGAGCGCGCCGCCTGAGTCGGCGACGCACGCGTGCCCTCAGAGACGGGCCCAGGCCTCCGTCAGAACGCCTCGCAGGATCTGCTCGATCTCGTCGAACTCCTTCGGACCCGTCGTCAGCGGCGGAGCGAGCTGGACGACCGGATCGCCGCGATCATCCGCTCGGCAGTAGAGACCCGCGTCGAACAGCGCCTTCGACAGGAACCCCCTCAGCAGGCGCTCCGACTCGTCGTCGTCGAAGGTCTCCTTCGTCGCCTTGTCCTTCACGAGTTCGATGCCGAAGAAGTAACCGGCTCCGCGCACGTCTCCGACGATCGGGAGATCGAGCAGCTTCTCGAGGGTCGAGCGGAAGACCGGCGAGTTCTCGCGGACGCGCTCGTTAAGCTTCTCCTCCTCGAAGATGTCGAGGTTCTCGAGGGCGACGGCGGCCGAGACCGGGTGGCCGCCGAAGGTGTAGCCGTGGGGGAAGGAGACCTGGCCGTGGCGGAAGGGCTCGTAGACGCGGTCGCTGACGATCGTCGCGCCGATGGGGGAGTACCCGCTCGTCATGCCCTTCGCGCAGGTGATCATGTCGGGGACGTAGCCGTACTCGTCGCAGGCGAACATGTGGCCGATGCGACCGAAGGCGCAGATGACCTCGTCCGAGACGAGGAGGACGTCGTGGCGGTCGCAGATCTCGCGGACGCGCTGGAAGTAGCCGGGCGGGGGCGGGAAGCATCCTCCGGAGTTCTGGACCGGCTCCAGGAACACGGCGGCCACGGTGTCCGGCCCCTCGAACTCGATCATCTCCTCGATCCGATCGGCGGCCCAGACGCCGAAGGCCTCGAGGTCGTCGCCGTGCTGGGGAGCGCGGTAGAAGTTCGTGTTCGGCACCCGGAAGCCTCCCGGGACCAGCGGCTCGAACATCGACTTCATCGCCGGGATGCCGGTGATGGCGAGCGCTCCCTGCGGAGTTCCGTGATAGGCCACGGACCGAGAGATGACCTTGTGCTTCCCCGGCTTCCCCTGGAGCTTCCAGAAGTGCTTGGCGAGCTTGAAGGCGGTCTCGACCGCCTCGCCCCCGCCGGTGGAGAAGAAGACCCTGTTGAGATCGCCCGGAGCGTGGTCGGCGAGACGGTCGGCGAGCTCGATCGCGCTCGGCGTGGCGTACGACCAGAGCGGGAAGAAGGACAGCTCCGACGCCTGCTTGGCCGCGGCCTCGGCGAGTCGACGGCGACCGTGGCCGGCGTTCACGACGAACAGGCCGGAGAGGCCGTCGATGTACTTCCGGCCCGTGCTGTCCCAGATGTGGTGACCCTCGCCGCGCGTGATGATCGGCACCCCTGCGCCGGAGTCCATGACGGACTGCCGGGTGAAGTGCATCCAGAGATGGTCCTTCGCCTTCTTCTGGAGGTCGGCGTCGTCGATCGGGGCGGGTGCGTCGTCTGCTCGGAACGTCTCTCCGGCGTCGACCGCGTCGGTCGAGAAGGCTGTGTCAGTCATGGCTTACCGCGTTCCCCAGTTGTAGAACTGCTTGTGGAGTTTGAGATAGACGAAGGTCTCGGTCGAGAGGACGCCCGGCAGCGAGCGGATCTCCTGATTGAGCAGTGCGATGAGGTCGTCGTCGTTCTCGCAGACGACCTCGGCGAGGATGTCGAACGTGCCCGCCGTCAGGACCACGTAGTCCACGGCGGGGATGGCGGCGAGGCGATCCGCGACCTCGCGGGTGTCGCCCGTGACGCGCACCCCGATCATCGCCTGACGGTAGAAGCCCAACTGCATCGGGTCCGTCACGGCGACGATCTGCATGACGCCGGATTCTGTGAGCTTCTGGACGCGCTGGCGCACGGCCGCCTCGCTCAGGCCGACCGCCTTGCCGATCTCGGCGTAGGAGCGCCGCCCGTCGGCCTGCAGCTGTTCGATGATCGCCTTCGACACGTCGTCGAGCTGGACCGGGCGCTGCGCAGGAGGGCGGTTGGGACTCATGCGACGATCCTGGCAGTGCGGAAGGCTCGCAGCAAGTGATTCCGCACGCAGCAGGGGTGTGGAATCACGGATTCCCCCGTCGATCCAGCGTGCTCCCGCTGTCCGTGACGGTCGACGCCGCATGTCGGAACGGAGCGGAGCGCGTGCGAGCGGGGTGGAGCACGGGCAGCAAGTAGCATCGGAGGGTTCCCCGCGCCCGGACGGCTGCGGGGGAGCTCAGACGAGGAGTCGCGATGACGCAGATCGGCCGCAGCCGCGCCAGCGTCACCGTGCCCGTCTCGGCCTGGAGCTCGGACACCCCGGCGGCCGAGGTGACCCTGGGGTGGGCGGCCCGCACGGACACCGGTCGGGTCCGCAGCGCGAACCAGGACAGCTACCTCGCGAAGACACCCCTCTTCGCCGTGGCCGACGGCATGGGCGGGCACGCGGCCGGGGAGATCGCCAGCGAGGCCGTCGTCTCGCGGCTGTCGATCGCCGCGACGGGGACGACCGTGGGAGCCGAGGAGATCGATCGTGCTCTCCGCGACGCGGTCAGCGACATCGCGCGCCACTCCGAGACGGCCGACCGTGGAACCGGCACCACGGTGACCGGAGCCGCGCTCACCGCCGTCGGGGGAGAGCCGTACTGGTCGATCTTCAACATCGGCGATTCCCGGGTCTACCTGTGGGTGCAGGGATCGCTCGTGCAGCTGACGGTGGACCACTCCGTGGTGCAGGAGCTGGTGGACGCTGGGCTGATCTCCCGGGACGAAGCGGACGTGCACCCCCACAGCAACGTCATCACCCGGGCGGTCGGCTTCCACGAGGCGCCTGTCCCCGACTACCGGCTCGTCCCGGTGATCGCTCCGTCACGCCTCCTGCTGTGCTCGGACGGGTTGACCAAGGAGCTGACGGACGCGGGGCTCGAGCACCTGCTGTCCTCGACCACGAGTGCCCAGGACGCCGTCGACGCGCTCGTGGATGCGGCGCTGGAGAACGGCGGGCGCGACAACGTGACGGCGATCGTCGTCGATGTGCTCGACGTGGTGGGCGACCCCGGCTGATCGCGGCCACCCGGCCGGTGCCGCGCCGTCGCCGGATAGCATGGACGGAGGAAAGGGCGTTCTCGGTGATCTGCAGCACGTGTGGCTCCACCCTCGCCCCGGGGGCGATCCTCTGCGGTGAGTGCGGTTCCCCGGTGGCGACGCACGCGACCCGCGGGACGTCCGGTCCGACCGCGTCCGGGGACACGGCGGTCCTCGATCCGTCACGGCGCGCGTGGCTGCCGGGCCTGGCGCCCGGGCGGCACCGACGGCCGGCCCCGGGAGCACCTCTCGCACCGCCGGCGCAGGGGCTCGTCCGGCTGAGCTTCGCCACCGGGCACCACGCCATCGTCACCGGCACGGGTCTCGTCGGCCGGCAGCCGCTGCCGGATCCGGGTGAGACCGTCCGTCACATCCTCGCGATCCCCGACGAGACGAGGTCGCTGTCGAAGACCCACCTCGAGTTCGGCTTCGACGAGGTCGGGCTCTGGGTGAGGGACCGCTGGTCGGCGAACGGCACGGTCCTCGTCGCTCCCGCCCAGGCACCGCTGCCGTTGGAGGCGGGGCGCCGCTACCGCGCCAAGATCGGCAGCCGACTGCTGCTCTCCTCCGTCGAGATGGCGGTCGAGCGGGTGGACGGCTCCTCCACAGGCTCCGGGCGACCGCCGATCCTCCGCTGACGCTCCACGGGCGGGCGTCCTCCGTTCTGATGGGGGGATGAACCACCTCCCCGAGCTCTCCGCGCCCCGACCGCCTGCTCCCGCGCCGCGTCCGCCGTTCCCGTGGATCGCTGCTCTCGCCCCGGTCCTGTCGGCGGCGGTCCTGTTCGCGGTGACGCGGTCGCCGACGGTGCTGGCGTTCGCCGCGCTGGGGCCGGTCGTCGTCATCGCCTCCTCCCTCGACGCGAAGCGCGTGCGACGCAGAACCGAGCGCGCCGAGGACGAGCGCTACGCGCGGGAGTCCGCCGCCTACAGGGAGGCGCTCGCGGAGCGGGAGAGGAACCGGCTCGCCGAGCTGCGGGCGGAGGCGCCGGACGCGCGGGAGATCCTCCGAGGAGGGCTTCCCGCCGACACCAGGTGGCGGCGACGCGCGGAGGGATTCGCCGTGGTGCTGGGGAGGGGCGTGCTCTCGTCCGGGACCGGTGCGCCGATGGCGGAGGCGCCGCTGCGCACGCCGGCGACCGTGGGGATCGGAGTGGCGGGTCCTCCGGTGCTGACCCGCGCCTTCGCCCGAGGGCTCCTGATCCAGGCACTGGAGCTCGTCCCGCCGGAGGAGCTCGCCGTCGTCCTCCCTCCGGGTCCGGAGTGGGACTGCCTGCGCAGCGCACCCCACGCGCGCGGCGATGCTCCGGGTGCAGTCTGGCGCGTGGTCGAGGTGGACGACGGCGGCGTGGGAAGCGAGAGCGAGCGGCTCGTCGTCCTGGCGAGCCGTTCCTCGGACCTGCCGCCTGCGTGCCGGTGCGTCGTCGAGCTCGGCGGGCCGGGCGGTGATCGGGTGATCGGAAGGGAGGCCGTCGGTCGGACGGAGGACCTGTCGGTCGGCTACGTCTCGACGCAGGAGGCGCGCCGCTACTCCGAGGCTCTCGCCGGCGCGAGCTCCCCCGTGAGCGCGCGCGCTGTTCCCGATGCCGTGAGCCTGGTCGAACTCGGGGCACTCCGCCGCGTCGGCGGCGGACCCGGTCTACCGGTCGTCCTCGGCATCGGCGCGGACGGTCCGGTCGAGGTCGATCTCGTCGCCGACGGGCCCCACGCGATCGTCGGAGGGACGACCGGCAGCGGGAAGAGCGAGCTGCTCGTGGCCTGGGTGCTGGCGCTCGCCGCCCGGTACGACCCGGCGGCCGTGACGTTCCTGCTGGCCGACTTCAAGGGCGGCGCGGGATTCGCTCCGCTCGCGGGCGTGCCGCACGTCACCGGAGTCATCACCGACCTCGATCCGCACGGTGCCGACCGCGCCTTCGCGAGCGTCGCGGCGGAGCTGCGGAGGCGGGAGGTGGTCCTGGCCCGTCACGGTGTGCCGGACATCGCACGTCTGCCGCGGGGTGCGCTGGCCCGCCTGGTCGTGGTGGTCGACGAGTGCGCGGTCGTCCTCGAACGGTCACCGGACCTGCACCGCGCCTTCGCCGACATCGCGGCGCGGGGCCGATCGCTCGGTGTCCACCTCGTGCTGTGCACGCAGCGTCCCATCGGGGTCGTGCGCGACGCCGTGGCGGCGAACTGCGGGCTCCGGATCGCGCTGCGCGTGCACGACGCCGCCGACTCGCGGGCGCTGCTCGGCACGGATGCGGCCGCGAGGATCCCGCACGCCTCTCCGGGGCGCTGCGTCGTGTCCGCCGGTGGACGACGGACGCTCGTGCAGACCGCGCTCGCGGGGCCGGGAGACATCCCACTCGCTATCGCGGCCGGCGACGCCGACGTGCCGGTCCACCGGCCGTGGCTCGATCCTCTTCCCTCGCATCTCGGCGTCCCGCCCGACGACCGCGCCGGTCTGCTGCTGGGCGTCGTCGACCGGCCGACCGAGCAGACCCAGGAGGCGGTCGTCCTGACTCGCCCCTCCCTTCTCGTGCTCGGCGCGGCCGGAACGGGCCGCACGAGCACTCTGCGGATGCTCGCCGAGCAGCTCGGTGCTCCTCCGGTGCTCGGTGCCGAGGACGCCGAGGAGATCTGGGACGAGGTGGTGTCCGATCGAGGGGGAGAGACGCCTCTGCTGCTCGACGACCTGGACCTGCTGCTGCGTCGATGCTCGGACGAGGAGCGGCGCCGTCTGCTCGACTCGCTGCAGACCGCCGTGCGATCGGGGCGGCGGCGGATCGTCGTCTCCGCGAGACGGACCACCGACGGGATCGCCGCGCTCCGCGACGGAGTCGACGACGTGCTGCTGCTCAGGGCCGCGAGCAGACAGGACCATCAGCTGCTCGCCGTCGACGGCGAGCCTTTCCGCGCCGAGCTCCCTCCGGGCGGGGGATGGTGGCACGGCGACCGGCTGCAGGTCTTCGAGTGCAGCCGGCCGGCTCTCGCGCGTGAGCGGCGCCTCCCTCCTCCGCTACCGGTCGGTGCCGCCCGGGTGGCGATCCTCACGAACTCGTCGAGAGCGCTCCGCACGATGCTGGACGGTACGGCTCCCGTGCTCTCCGTCGAGGAGGCGCTCGCCGCGGACGGCGGGGAGCGCTCCTCGGTCATCCTCGGGACGGTCGCCGAGTGGGCGACCGCCCGAGGACTGCTCGCCGGGATCCGCAGGGACGGGGCCGTCGTGCTGGACGTGCCGCCGCTCGAGGCGCGGACCGTCCTCGGCCCGCTGCCGGTCGCTCCGCTCTGCACGCCCGGCAGCCTCGTGCTCGAGGAGGGCGGACGGTTACGGCGGTCGCGGTGGCCCGACAGCTCGAGGAACGAGGCGGCGACTTCGGGAATCCGTGGTCTGAAGGGCGTATGAGCGCGGAATTCGTGACAATCATGTTTCCGAATGCCCGATTCCGTCCGTCGCGCGTCGACAGGCCGATCGGTGCTGTGCCAGTATTTCCCCACGTTCACGCCGGTGAGCACGCGCACCGACGAAGTCAGGAGCCGCAGCCATGACCCGTCCCCTCCCGAGGGATCCCGTCCTCCGCGAGGCGATCGCCGTCGCCCGCTCCCGAGAGCGCGAGCGGCGCGCGATGCTGTCACGGCGTGCCGTCCTCGGCGGACTGGGGCTCGGAGCGGGTGCTCTCGCGCTCGCCGCCTGCGCGCCGGTCAGCCGCCCGGCTCCCACGGCGGCTGCCGACGGATCGGCCGCCGACCCGAGACTGGTCTGGGACAACTGGCCCGCCTACCTCGACGAGGACGACGACGGCGCCTACCCGACGCTGCTGGCCTTCGAGGAGCAGTCCGGGATCTCGGTCACCTACAACGTGGCGGTCGACGACAACAACTCCTACTACGGCAAGGTCAAGGACCAGCTGGCCCTCGGCCAGTACATCGGCGCCGACACCGTGTGCCTGACCGAGTGGATGGTCTCGCGGCTCGTCCGGCGCGGCTTCGTCCAGGAGCTCGACCACGCCAACATCCCGAACATCGCCAATCTGAGCGCCTCGCTCGCCAACCCGGACTTCGATCCGGGCCGTCGGCTCTCGCTGCCGTGGCAGGCGGGGTTCGCGGGGATCTGCTGGAACAAGGAGAAGCTGCCGGACGGCCTGCGCAGCGTCGACGACCTGTGGGACCCGGAGCTGCGCGGACGCGTCGGCGTGCTGAGCGAGATGCGGGACACGATCGGACTCATCATGCAGGCCCAGGGCACGGACATCGCCGGAACTTGGGGCGACGACGAGTTCATGAACGCGATCGACGTCTTCCGCAAGCAGGTCGACGACGGCCAGATCCGCAACATCAAGGGCAACGCCTACCTCAACGACCTGCAGAACGAGGACACCCTGGCGGCGATCTGCTGGTCGGGCGACATCACGCTCATCAACGCGGAGGCGGGCGACAAGTGGGAGTTCGCTCTCCCCGACTCCGGCGGCACGCTCTGGAACGACACGTTCGTCGTGCCGATGGGCTCGAAGCGGAAAGCCAACGCGGAAGCCCTCATGAACTACTACTACGAGCCGGAGGTCGCCGCCGAGGTGGCCGCCTGGGTCAACTACATCACCCCCGTCGACGGAGCGAAGGACGCCATGGAGAGCATCGACCCGGAGCTGGCCGAGAACCAGCTGATCTTCCCCGACGAGCAGACGCTGTCGCAGGCGCACGTGTTCCGGACGCTCACGGCGTCGGAGGAGAAGGACTACCAGGCGGAGTTCCAGAAAGTGCTGCTGGGCATCTGATGGCGACGGGAACCTTCGCCGAGAGCGGCGCCGACCTCCAGCTGGTCGGGATCAGCAAGCAGTACCCCGGATTCACCGCCATCGACTCGCTCGATCTCACCATCCCCGCCGGCTCGTTCTTCGCGCTGCTCGGCCCCTCGGGCTGCGGGAAGACCACGACGCTCCGACTCGTCGCAGGGCTCGAGGAGCCCTCCGCCGGCCGGATCCTCATCGGCGGGGAGGACGTCACGGCGACGAAGACCTACCAGCGCCCGGTCAACACCGTGTTCCAGTCGTACGCGCTGTTCCCGCACATGTCGATCCTCGAGAACGTCGCCTTCGGGCTCAAGCGCCGGAAGATCGACGACCCCGTCGGCAAGGCGCACGAGGCGCTGCGCCTGGTCGAGCTCGACCATCTCGCGCAGCGCCGCCCGGCCTCCCTCTCGGGCGGGCAGCAGCAACGGGTCGCCCTCGCCCGGGCCATCGTCAACCGTCCGGCACTCCTCCTGCTCGACGAACCGCTGGGAGCCCTCGACCTCAAGCTCCGCCGGCAGATGCAGCTCGAGCTCAAGTCGATCCAGGAGGAGGTCGGCCTGACCTTCCTCCACGTCACGCACGACCAGGAGGAGGCCATGACCATGGCCGACACCGTCGCGGTGATGAACAAGGGCCGCATCGAGCAGATGGGCGCTCCGGAGGAGCTCTACGAGCTGCCGCGCACGGCGTTCGTCGCGAACTTCCTCGGCCAGTCCAACCTGTTCACCGGCGAGGTCGTGGGCTCGACCGACCGCGCTCTCACGGTCGAGGCGGGCGGTCACCGCATCACCGTCCCGGCGGCCCGGTCCGCGCGCACGAGCGGCGAGATCACGATCGGCATCCGTCCCGAGAAGCTGCTGCTGCTCACCGAGGCGCCGGGGGACCTCCCCGACCGGAACGTGCTCGGGCCCGGTGTCGTCGTCGACGTGTCCTTCAGCGGGGTCAGCACGCAGTACACCCTCCAGATCCCCGGCCTCGGTCCCGTCGTCGTGTTCGCGCAGAACATGGTGTTCGGCCCGGTCGTGGGGGAGGGAGCGCAGGTCTGGGTGAGCTGGAGCACCGAGCACGGCTTCGGCCTCGCCGACGAGCCCGGCTCCGTGCCGCGCTTCGACGCCGACGACTCGACCCGCGCGATCGCACTGCAGAAGCGCGGCCTGCTCGCCGGGCGAGCGGGAGCGTAGGGATGGCCTTCGCCGCGTTCGCGTCCGGACCCGCGAATCCGCTGGACGCGCCGGTCCGCAAGCGCTCGACCCTCGCGCTGGTCCTGCTGCTGCCGGGCATCGCGTACATGCTGCTGTTCTTCCTCGCGCCGCTGATCTCGCTGGTGCTCACGTCGTTCCAGGCCGAGATCCCGGACGGCGACATCGGCGAGTACGCCCCCGGGTTCGCGTGGCAGAACTACCTCGTGGTGATGGCCGACTACTGGCCCCACGCGCTGCGGTCCTTCGGGTACGCCCTGATCGCGACGGTCCTCGCCCTCGTCATCAGCTACCCGCTCGCGTACTTCATCGGCGTCAAGGCGCGGCCGTGGCCGCTGCTGCAGAACCTGCTGCTGACCCTCGTCATCGCCCCGTTCTTCATCAGCTTCCTGCTGCGGACCCTTGCGTGGAAGCAGATCCTGGCGGACGAGAGCCCGCTCGTGCAGGGGCTCAAGGCCGTCGCGATCCTCCCGGCCGACGGCCACCTGACCGGGACGCCGATCGCGGTGATCTTCGGCATCACCTACAACTTCATCCCGTTCATGACGCTGCCGCTCTACACCTCGCTCGAGCGGCTCGACGTTCG encodes the following:
- a CDS encoding F0F1 ATP synthase subunit epsilon; protein product: MAGTLKVSVVSANAEVWSGEAKQLTARTVEGEIGILAGHEPLLAILATGEVRVTAADGTRITAQADDGFLSVENDVVTVVAREAALV
- a CDS encoding YaaA family protein produces the protein MHVVLPPSETKRSGGSSVFVLEDLAFPELAGRRRELRDALVRLAHDRDASARALKLGPRQLSEIERNAALMTAPAMPAVDRFDGVLYDSLDAVGLGAAGRAFLGRTVLVQSALWGPVRASDPIPAYRLSHDSRVPGMPLRRWWAGEAGRALASLGGLVLDLRSEAYAALGPLSGDSQRFVRVRSRGADGSLRNLNHFNKQSKGLFVRALAEDDFATDSIEELVEWSAGRGFELGVNAQSGELDLVVPEA
- a CDS encoding DNA-3-methyladenine glycosylase I; translation: MTVDEGILVDEDGTARCAWAGRDPEYRRYHDEEWGVPLHGDRPLLEKICLEGFQSGLSWITILRKRPRFREVFHDFDLESVAGFGEDDVERLMADPGIIRNRPKITATIENARATLALRDRDGDGALDRLVWSFHDDRSGGRPVTLEHVPTRTASSLALSRALRSAGFRFVGPTTMYALQQSAGIVDDHLAGCFRAAD
- a CDS encoding methylated-DNA--[protein]-cysteine S-methyltransferase, whose product is MRTTPLHLRRTASPLGRIEIGSDGRAIVSLAIARADVLPHDHLEESTDPVLDAAVDQLDEYFAGARRSFDLPVSLTGTAFQLEIWTALQSLRWGEITSYGALGQATGRLRSGRPIGGAVGRNPVPIIVGCHRVLAGDGRITGYSGGEGIATKKWLLDHEGIAHR
- a CDS encoding DUF4192 family protein is translated as MTPLDTSPPLHHGALLSRIPQLVGFHPRESVVLVPVRDGAPTGALRFDLPGGDPVLSARAFLGALGRFGRADSVVAVLYADDPARSGAVASALRARARETSLTSFEAIGAEPEPAPIVDPAGGLRSARKAVAEQVDLLLDRHPRAELPGGDRARVEQLLRRTADGREIPPGPELTAALIVSAQRPGWVEHALTILLAPRAQAHPDHVVKAIARVADLAPRTERARVLVLLAALHWSSGDSGAALRVAQEAGRTDPHEEGARRLLAALECGERPPWQFAHERAA
- a CDS encoding aspartate aminotransferase family protein produces the protein MHFTRQSVMDSGAGVPIITRGEGHHIWDSTGRKYIDGLSGLFVVNAGHGRRRLAEAAAKQASELSFFPLWSYATPSAIELADRLADHAPGDLNRVFFSTGGGEAVETAFKLAKHFWKLQGKPGKHKVISRSVAYHGTPQGALAITGIPAMKSMFEPLVPGGFRVPNTNFYRAPQHGDDLEAFGVWAADRIEEMIEFEGPDTVAAVFLEPVQNSGGCFPPPPGYFQRVREICDRHDVLLVSDEVICAFGRIGHMFACDEYGYVPDMITCAKGMTSGYSPIGATIVSDRVYEPFRHGQVSFPHGYTFGGHPVSAAVALENLDIFEEEKLNERVRENSPVFRSTLEKLLDLPIVGDVRGAGYFFGIELVKDKATKETFDDDESERLLRGFLSKALFDAGLYCRADDRGDPVVQLAPPLTTGPKEFDEIEQILRGVLTEAWARL
- a CDS encoding Lrp/AsnC family transcriptional regulator, whose translation is MSPNRPPAQRPVQLDDVSKAIIEQLQADGRRSYAEIGKAVGLSEAAVRQRVQKLTESGVMQIVAVTDPMQLGFYRQAMIGVRVTGDTREVADRLAAIPAVDYVVLTAGTFDILAEVVCENDDDLIALLNQEIRSLPGVLSTETFVYLKLHKQFYNWGTR
- a CDS encoding PP2C family protein-serine/threonine phosphatase; amino-acid sequence: MTQIGRSRASVTVPVSAWSSDTPAAEVTLGWAARTDTGRVRSANQDSYLAKTPLFAVADGMGGHAAGEIASEAVVSRLSIAATGTTVGAEEIDRALRDAVSDIARHSETADRGTGTTVTGAALTAVGGEPYWSIFNIGDSRVYLWVQGSLVQLTVDHSVVQELVDAGLISRDEADVHPHSNVITRAVGFHEAPVPDYRLVPVIAPSRLLLCSDGLTKELTDAGLEHLLSSTTSAQDAVDALVDAALENGGRDNVTAIVVDVLDVVGDPG